Proteins encoded by one window of Arachis ipaensis cultivar K30076 chromosome B04, Araip1.1, whole genome shotgun sequence:
- the LOC107638983 gene encoding nudix hydrolase 25 isoform X2 — translation MEDLPQGYRPNVGVCLINSHNQIFVASRLNVPGAWQMPQGGIEDGEEPKLAAIRELREETGIASAEIIAEVPKWLTYDFPPPVKTKVNRLWGGEWHGQAQKWFLMQLRDDDIEVNLATGEADPEFAEWKWASPEEVIEEAVDYKRPTYEEVMRTFKPYFQGSAISAKCKSAKW, via the exons ATGGAGGATCTTCCACAAGGTTATCGTCCCAACGTTGGAGTCTGTCTCATCAACTCCCATAATCAG ATATTCGTAGCTTCAAGATTGAATGTTCCAGGAGCATGGCAAATGCCTCAG GGGGGAATTGAAGACGGTGAAGAGCCCAAATTGGCTGCCATTAGGGAGCTTCGAGAAGAAACTGGAATAGCTTCTGCTGAGATAATTGCTGAG GTTCCGAAATGGTTGACTTATGATTTCCCTCCTCCTGTGAAGACTAAAGTCAACCGTCTCTGGGGTGGTGAATGGCATGGACAGGCACAAAAATG GTTTCTCATGCAACTAAGAGATGATGATATTGAAGTCAACTTAGCTACCGGGGAAGCAGACCCGGAATTTGCAGAGTGGAAATGGGCAAGCCCTGAAGAAGTGATCGAGGAG GCAGTAGACTACAAGAGACCAACCTATGAAGAAGTTATGAGAACCTTCAAGCCTTACTTCCAAGGGAGTGCAATATCTGCCAAGTGCAAATCGGCAAAATGGTGA
- the LOC107638983 gene encoding nudix hydrolase 25 isoform X1 codes for MEDLPQGYRPNVGVCLINSHNQIFVASRLNVPGAWQMPQGGIEDGEEPKLAAIRELREETGIASAEIIAEVPKWLTYDFPPPVKTKVNRLWGGEWHGQAQKWCVLVCWFLMQLRDDDIEVNLATGEADPEFAEWKWASPEEVIEEAVDYKRPTYEEVMRTFKPYFQGSAISAKCKSAKW; via the exons ATGGAGGATCTTCCACAAGGTTATCGTCCCAACGTTGGAGTCTGTCTCATCAACTCCCATAATCAG ATATTCGTAGCTTCAAGATTGAATGTTCCAGGAGCATGGCAAATGCCTCAG GGGGGAATTGAAGACGGTGAAGAGCCCAAATTGGCTGCCATTAGGGAGCTTCGAGAAGAAACTGGAATAGCTTCTGCTGAGATAATTGCTGAG GTTCCGAAATGGTTGACTTATGATTTCCCTCCTCCTGTGAAGACTAAAGTCAACCGTCTCTGGGGTGGTGAATGGCATGGACAGGCACAAAAATGGTGTGTACTTGTGTGTTG GTTTCTCATGCAACTAAGAGATGATGATATTGAAGTCAACTTAGCTACCGGGGAAGCAGACCCGGAATTTGCAGAGTGGAAATGGGCAAGCCCTGAAGAAGTGATCGAGGAG GCAGTAGACTACAAGAGACCAACCTATGAAGAAGTTATGAGAACCTTCAAGCCTTACTTCCAAGGGAGTGCAATATCTGCCAAGTGCAAATCGGCAAAATGGTGA